A region from the Brassica napus cultivar Da-Ae chromosome C8, Da-Ae, whole genome shotgun sequence genome encodes:
- the LOC106425912 gene encoding uncharacterized protein LOC106425912, producing MEEEKKKSDDVNSKWDACLDLTARRVVYSSLGGAFAGLLFFRSPVTRWASIAFGAGLGIGSAYTDCSRAFDASSSSSTSAALVAPISTETSSYSVSQAEEE from the exons atggaggaggagaagaagaagagtgatgaTGTCAACTCTAAATGGGACGCGTGTCTCGATCTCACCGCTCGTCGCGTAGTCTACTCCTCCCTCGGCGGCGCGTTCGCCGGTCTTCTGTTCTTCA GGAGTCCCGTGACAAGATGGGCGTCGATTGCGTTTGGTGCTGGACTCGGTATTGGATCTGCGTACACCGATTGTTCTCGTGCCTTTGATGCATCATCGTCGTCTTCAACTTCCGCCGCTTTGGTAGCTCCCATCAGTACAGAGACTTCGTCTTATTCTGTATCTCAG GCAGAGGAAGAGTAA
- the LOC106379999 gene encoding translocase of chloroplast 132, chloroplastic-like, translated as MRSKRSDGGLPQKTLPSPAQPLSENQRTAAEEQRRNEKIVRFTELSRGICTGSKGMKDRPIRCMTSSGTSEGRGDQKESGSLVLRRRSDMEEKKLADRVSDEQVKRIELMVSDVDARDTEDEVFEEAIDSSKPESFQADDGLHEDLPSEEVKVPEVNGESHGEANLQHITTGDAVPGFVTSQMNGDEGEAGAGNVSETATLSFSEYGIVSPEKKAVLLSFESEKEEKKLGDDRIIHDQVENNILLVSDVVFVEAIVGFQADDGLHEDLPSKATPEHSMDDLEEENSNDKEVKDSKVSGETHGEANLQHITEGEAAPGFVTSKMNGDEGESGAEQDAL; from the exons ATGAGATCTAAACGCAGCGATGGAGGCTTGCCGCAGAAAACCTTGCCGTCGCCGGCTCAACCTCTGTCTGAGAACCAGAGAACCGCGGCGGAGGAACAAAGGAGAAATGAGAAGATCGTGAGATTCACAGAACTGAGCCGTGGTATCTGCACGGGTTCTAAGGGAATGAAGGATCGGCCGATACGATGCATGACGTCTTCAGGAACGTCAGAAGGAAGAGGAGATCAGAAGGAATCTGGTTCTCTGGTTCTCAGACGGAG GTCAGATATGGAAGAGAAGAAGCTTGCAGATAGAGTCAGCGATGAGCAAGTAAAGAGAATTGAATTGATGGTTTCTGATGTTGATGCGAGGGATACCGAAGATGAGGTATTTGAGGAAGCTATCGACAGTTCGAAGCCTGAATCTTTCCAAGCCGATGATGGGTTACACGAGGATTTGCCTTCAGAGGAAGTGAAAGTGCCAGAGGTTAATGGAGAGAGCCATGGTGAGGCAAACCTGCAACATATAACTACGGGAGATGCTGTACCCGGTTTTGTGACTTCCCAAATGAATGGTGATGAAGGGGAAGCAGGTGCAGGGAATGTCAGCGAGACAGCTacactttctttttctgaatATGGAATCGTCTCCCCTGAGAAGAAAGCTGTTCTCCTCTCCTTCGA GtcagagaaggaagagaagaagcttgGAGACGATAGAATCATCCATGACCAAGTAGAGAACAATATATtactggtttctgatgttgtctTTGTGGAAGCTATTGTCGGTTTCCAAGCCGATGATGGGTtgcacgaggatttaccttcaAAGGCAACTCCTGAACATTCCATGGATGATCTGGAAGAAGAGAATAGCAATGACAAGGAAGTGAAAGATTCCAAGGTTAGTGGAGAGACCCATGGGGAGGCAAACCTGCAACATATAACTGAGGGAGAGGCTGCACCAGGTTTTGTGACTTCCAAAATGAATGGTGACGAGGGGGAATCAGGTGCAGAGCAGGATGCTTTATAA
- the LOC106425969 gene encoding protein NRT1/ PTR FAMILY 5.15, translated as MKKPEDEASLLEDYVSDSVDHRGSPAAKSSTGGWRSAWFIIGVEVAERFAYFGIACNLINYLTGPLGQSTAAAAVNVNTWSGTASMLPILGAFVADAYLGRYRTILAASLIYILGLGLLTLSASLFLTGESEQRVNVSAKPSVSVNILFFCSLYLVAIGQGGHKPCVQAFGADQFDSGDPKEVISRGSFFNWWFLSLSAGISLSIIVVAYVQDNVSWAYGFGIPCLFMVMALVMFLLGRKSYRYPKGNREESSNAFARIGRVFFVAFKNRKLSLAGSGLGQGLLEDGPSEKHSGRLQFLAKAMIAREDGAEPCSGRDVEDAKALVRLIPIWITSVVSTIPYAQFMTFFTKQGVTVDRRILPGLEIPAASLLSFIGVSILISVPFYEHVFLPLARMITKKPFGITMLQRIGVGMVLSSFNMVLAALVETKRLNIAREHGLVDKPDVTVPMSIWWFAPQYLLLGMIDVFSLVGTQEFFYDQVPTELRSIGLSLSLSALGLSSFLSGLLITVIDWATGRNGGENWFNTNLNRAHVDYFYLLLAAFTAIAFIAFLFISKLYVYRRVDQV; from the exons GAAGTCCCGCCGCAAAATCATCCACCGGCGGATGGAGATCCGCCTGGTTCATCATAG GTGTTGAAGTTGCAGAGAGGTTCGCTTACTTTGGAATAGCTTGCAACTTGATAAATTACCTAACCGGACCTCTCGGCCAATCGACGGCGGCCGCCGCCGTGAACGTGAACACGTGGTCGGGAACCGCATCCATGCTTCCTATTTTAGGAGCTTTTGTAGCAGACGCTTATCTTGGTCGTTACCGTACAATTCTTGCAGCTTCCCTCATCTACATACTG GGACTAGGACTATTGACATTATCAGCTTCCTTGTTCCTTACGGGAGAATCAGAGCAGCGCGTCAATGTTTCTGCCAAGCCCTCTGTCTCGGTGAACATACTTTTCTTCTGCTCTCTTTACCTTGTCGCGATAGGACAGGGAGGACACAAGCCGTGTGTTCAAGCGTTTGGTGCGGACCAGTTTGACTCGGGAGATCCAAAGGAAGTGATCTCGAGAGGATCGTTTTTCAACTGGTGGTTCTTGAGTTTATCTGCTGGGATAAGTTTATCGATCATAGTCGTTGCGTACGTGCAAGATAATGTTAGCTGGGCGTACGGGTTTGGGATCCCTTGCTTGTTCATGGTTATGGCTCTTGTTATGTTCTTGCTCGGGAGAAAATCTTACAGATACCCTAAGGGAAACCGCGAGGAGAGCAGTAACGCTTTTGCAAGAATCGGTAGAGTTTTCTTTGTGGCGTTCAAGAACCGGAAGCTGAGTTTAGCAGGGTCCGGTTTGGGACAAGGTCTGTTGGAGGATGGTCCGTCTGAGAAACATAGCGGTCGGCTCCA GTTCCTAGCTAAAGCGATGATTGCAAGGGAAGACGGTGCAGAGCCATGTAGTGGTAGGGATGTAGAAGACGCGAAGGCTTTGGTGAGGCTTATTCCGATATGGATCACATCGGTGGTGAGCACGATTCCATATGCTCAATTCATGACTTTCTTCACTAAGCAAGGTGTAACGGTGGACAGAAGAATCTTACCGGGTTTGGAAATCCCTGCGGCTTCTTTGTTATCATTCATCGGTGTATCGATTCTCATCTCTGTCCCGTTCTACGAGCATGTATTTCTACCGTTAGCTAGAATGATTACCAAAAAGCCTTTTGGGATCACAATGCTCCAGagaataggagttggaatggtGCTTTCGAGCTTCAACATGGTGCTCGCTGCATTGGTGGAAACTAAACGGCTGAATATCGCCAGAGAACATGGGCTCGTGGACAAGCCGGACGTGACGGTTCCAATGTCCATATGGTGGTTTGCTCCTCAGTATTTGTTGCTCGGGATGATCGATGTGTTTTCTTTGGTGGGAACACAAGAGTTCTTCTATGACCAAGTCCCAACCGAGCTAAGGAGCATTGGTCTCTCGCTTTCTTTGAGTGCATTGGGACTTTCGAGCTTCTTAAGTGGTTTGCTCATCACTGTGATTGATTGGGCTACCGGAAGAAACGGTGGAGAAAACTGGTTCAACACTAACCTGAACCGAGCCCATGTTGATTACTTTTACTTGTTGCTGGCTGCTTTCACCGCCATTGCTTTCATTGCGTTCTTGTTCATCTCCAAGTTGTATGTGTATCGTCGGGTAGACCAAGTCTAA